The segment GAAGTTGCCGATCGCGTCCAAGGTGGAAACCGGAATCAGCAGCCCGGATTGAATCGGTTCCCGTCCCAGCTGGATTCCGGATTTGGAACCGGCCTTCTTCACTGGATTGCCGTGGATGCGGGCCGGGGAAACGAGGCCCGGGGTTATACCTGCGGCCTCTGCGGACTTGGCAGCCTCCAGTAACCGGTGGACGTATTCGGCGGTCAGGAGTGAATCCTGGTCGACGGTGATGATGTAGTCAACCGGCGTGGTACGCGCCAAATCTATCCCCGCGTTCAGCGCGGATGCGATTCCGGAGTTTTCTTCGAGCCGCAGCACCATGGCGCCGGCCTTCGCCGCGTCCTCGAAGATCTGATCGAAACCGGGCCCGCCGCCGTCGTCGACTACGACTACGGTGGTCAGTTGCCGTAGCAAAGAGGTGACGTTGCGGACCAGGTGCGACGTCGGACGATAGGCGGTGACGACCGCGGCTACGTGGTTTAGCCGCTTCGACGGTTCAATCTCGGGTGGCACGTCGAATTTCCTAGTTTCCAAGAGTATGCCTAAGGAGGGACCCGACAGCTGCGGGGCTGCCATGCAACGCCGCGTTGGGCAGGAGCAGGAAAGCATGGGCCCGGGACGTCAGACGCAATGCCGCTGCCCTTGATGCATTTCGCCACCCCTTCTTCCTGCAGAGCTCGGCCGCAAGTTCGAAATAGCCGCGTTCCCCGGCAAAACGGGAGCCGTCCAGCAATTTGCTCGAAGAGGCACTGGCCGTGTGCCTGCGGTATGCGAAACATACCTCCGGCTCGATGAGCAGCTCAGCTCCTGCCAGGACCATGTCGATGATCAACCCAAGATCCTGGATGACGTGGAGGCCATCGCGAAAATCGAAGTTCTCGATCTTGTCCCGACGGAAAATCAGGGACGGCCAGTAGAGCCAGTCACCATGGAGCAGGCTGACTGCCAGTTTCTCGCCGCTGACCGCCCTGGGCCCGGATCCGCGAGGCTTGACCAGGTGTTGCTTGACAAGGTCCGCAATGGGCCGTGCGCTCTCCCCGGCCTCATTGATCACTTCCACGCCCGGCTGGATGATCCAGGCTTCTGGAAAATCCCGGTGCGCGCGAAGTGCGACATCAACGAAGTTCGGCAGGAGAATGTCGTCGCAACCCATGACCACAAGCGTGTCCTGCGTTGCGCGGGAGACACATGTGCGGAAGTTCGCCGTAATTCCTTCGTTGATTTCCTTGCGGACATAGGTAATGCGGGGATCGTTGATTTCTTCCAAGTATCGGCGGACCTCATCGCCTGGATAGGCGTCGTCCACTACGGTCAGGAGCCAATCGTCCGAATTCTGTGCCAGTACGCTGTCGACTGCCTGCCGCATGTAGTCAGGATCCCCCCAATAGGGGATGAAGATATCAAGGGCCATTCGGTTCCTTACTTTGGGCCGGAAGGAGTGGATGCGTCGTCTTCCGGGGTCTCGGCAGCTTGGAGGCGCTCAAGGAGGGTGCGCATGATCGCAACTTCCTCAGCCAGTGTCCTGGTCTCATCCTCAACGACCGAGATTTCCCAGGAAAGGTGCAAACAGACTCCCAGTAGCAACAGGATGCTGATGATGAAAAGCAAGTTCGACGGAAGCTGCACGCCAACGAGTTCGGCAACGATTGTCAGCAAGCTCGGGAACGCGGCAAGGACCAAGGTTCCAATGCCTACCACGAGCCAAAGTGCCGCGTACTTCTCACGGAGCTTTTTGCGCCGCAGCATTTCGAATACGATCCCCACGATCGCCAAAGCGAGGAGGAAGGCCGCCAGATTTCCCATTAGGATGCCTCCTGGGCCCATGTTGTTGATGCGGATGGAATATCGGATCTCTTACGGGTAAGCGCGAAAAGGAGCGCGAAAGTGGAACGGCCGAGATAGATCGCTGCCTTGGCAGGATTGTGGCTCGGAGTTCCGCCCTGGCGCGGGCGCATCGCCACGGGGATCTGGGTTACTTTGCAACCGGAACGTATCGCCACGACAAGGGAGTCAATGGTGTCACCGAGGTACTCCGCGGGATAGTGGTCAAGATACTGGCTGATGGCGCGGTCATTGGCAGCACGAAATCCTGACGTCACATCCGTGAGACGCGTCTTTGCGAGGCCGGAGATGACTTTCGCGAGGAACTGCATTGCCCATTTCCGGGGGCCGCTCACCTTGTATTCGCCTTTGTCCGCGAATCGGGCGCCGATTGAGATGTCGGCGTGCTCCAGCCCGGCGAGCACCTCGCCGATGTTCCGTGGATCATGCTGCCCATCGGCGTCGACCTGGATCACACGGCCGTAGCCGAGGCGCTTCGCGTATTTGAAGCCGGCGCGCATAGCGCCACCGACGCCCAGGTTGAAGGGCAGGTTCAAAACTGTTGCTCCGGCTTCGGCTGCAACTTCCGCCGTGGCGTCGGTGGAGCCATCGTTGACGACCAGCACGTCGTAGGGGCATCCGACACCGAGGACTTCGCGGACGGTGTCGCCTACCGACTCGGCTTCATTCCACGCCGGCATGATGACCAGGATCCGCGTTGAGTCATGATTTTCCATCGTTCTCCTATAAGTCATCGTGGCTGGATGCGGTTGAGGAGGTCCTGGCTGATGCGACCCTGCCGTCCGCGGCATGAATCGATGAGCCCCTCCCAAGCGGCGATAGCCAGGTACCGTCGACCGGGGCTGAAGGCGAAGCGGAGAAGCTGTGCTTTCGCGTCTTCCAGCAGGCGCCGAATCACCCAAACCGGGTTCCGGCGCCAGTACCTGCGGGCGAGAGTAGTGCCGTTTCGCATGATGTAGTACATCCGGAAAGGCGAGTAGTAGTTGAAAGACAAATCGTTGCCGCGGAGCCGTAATGGCCGCCCAAGCACCTTCGCAGGGAGGCGCGCCCCGAGCCTGTGCCCGACTTCGCAGCCTGCCCCGATGAGGATGCTGTAGCCGGCTGCCCGGACTCGCGCGGTGAACTCGGAATCCACGCAATCGATGAAGAAGCCCGACTCGAAGTTGCCGACGTCGGCCAAGGTGGTCATCGGGATGAAGAAACCCGATTGCATGGGATCGAATGCTTCTGAAAATCCGCGGGACATTCCGAGGACCGGTACCTGATGCCCGCTGAACGTCTCAGCGCTCACGAAGCCCACTTTCTGTCCTTCGGCCGTGGCGCTGTCATAAGTGGCCAGCGCATGTGAGACGTAATCCGGGACCGGCAGTGAGTCTTGGTCGAAAGTCAGCACGAAATCCGGGCGGCTGGTCGATTCCAGCTCTTCGAGTCCGCGGTTCAGGGCGGCCGCGATCCCGGAGTTGTTGTCCAGGCGCAGGATCTTCGTTCCGTTCCCGGCAAGGCGGTCGAAGATCAGCCCCGACGCCGGAGACGTACTGCAGTCATCGACAACAATGAGCTCGTCAACTTGCGTTGCGATGGCTTCAGCGTTGGTGAGCAGCTCGTCGTCGGGGTTGAAAGCGGCGATCACCGCTGCGGTTCGTCTTTGTGGACTTTCAATCACGGAGATGATCCTACCCGTCCACACTTACGGGGAGCGCCTTGGCAGGCAGCAGCCTTGACGCGGGGAGGAGAAGGCCGATGAAGAGCAACGCTTCGCTGATGGCCATTCCTAGTGCCACACCCGGAACATTTGAGCTTAAGCCGGCCACCACCATGAACGCGACTCCTGCAGCTGCCGAGAGTCCCGTCCATAGAAGGACAGTTCGTTGGCGTCCGGCCGGAATGAGGAGGTTCCTGATGAGGGGCGTTGAAGCCGAGAGGAAGAAAAAGGAAATCCCATAGAAGACGGACGTCGCGGTGTCGGCTTTGTTCGCCTCGCTGAACAAGATGGCAGAAGCCCATGGACCCAGCAGGCCCAGGCCAAGCGCGCCGGCGGCTCCGAGCGCAAGGTGCGTCATCAGCGCAAGTGTGTGGCGCCGTCGGGAGTCCTCCGGGTTTCCTTCAAGCGTCCAGCTTTGAAAAGTGTTGCCGACGGCCACCACACTGAAAAGGCCAAAGCGGTAGATGCTGTCCGCGGAGGCAAATCCGGCCGTGGCCGTGGCCAATGGCACTGTCGCCGTGGCTATTGGGACCGGGGATGAGGCGTAGGCGCTTCCGGCAAAATTGATTGCCGCGGTTCCTGTTTCGGGAACGATCTCGCGGACGGCATTCCCCGGGTGCCTGGGGAACCATGTCCCGCCTTCTCCGAATCGAAGCTGGAATGCTATCGAGGCCACAACGGTGGCAAGGAGTGCGAGGACGCCGTAGATCCAAATCTGGCCGGTCGCAATAATGAATGGCACGCTGAGCAGTGCCGCGCAAAAACGGGGAAGAGTGTCATAGACGGCCAAAATCCGCGGTTGTCCTGTGCCGATACCGAACCAGGCCGGGGAAAAGCCGGTGAGGGCAGTGGCCCACGCCATGGTGATCGCGTCAAGGCGGTAACCGTCGTGCGCTACGAGGGCCACGATGATGCTCATGAGCGGAAAGACAACAAGCGCAATGATGATGCGCGTTCGGATGCTTCTTGAATAAAGCGACGCGCGGGCCTGTGGTGAGGGGCTCCGGGCAATCGCCACCGGGCCTGAGATATTCCAACTCCACAGAATGATCGTGGCGCCAAAAACTCCGATGGCCTGGCCGGATGTGATGCTTGACCAACCAGCCGGCCCTGCGACACGGGCAATGACAGGCAGCAGGAGGAAAGGCAGTACCAGTGCGAGAAGCGGAAGCAGCGTGAATCCAGCGAGTCGAAGCAACACGGGTTTCATTACTGGTAGGTCCTATTGCTCGACGGCGTGACCTTACGATGATACGCGATGATGCCTGCCCGCTAACGCTCCGGTACCTCGCCTAGAGTGGAGGTCATGAACGATTCGACGACGCCGGACGGACAGGCGATCCGGGTGAGTGTCTGCCTTGCGGCCTACAAGGGATCCCGCTTCATTGAGGAACAGATTGACTCGATTCTTCGGGATCTTGGTCCCGACGATGAACTGGTGGTCGTGGACGACGCGTCGCCCGATGACACCGCCGAGATCGTCAGGGGCATTCGGGACCCACGGATCCGCTTTGTGGGCGCATCAGTCAACAAGGGCTATGTCAGGACGTTTGAACACGCCGTGGGAATGAGCCGGGGCGAATTCATCATGCTTTCCGATCAGGATGACGTATGGATTCCCGGGCGAGTGGAAATCATGCTGGATGCGCTGGCCGACCACAAGATCGTCGCCGGAAACTTTGACGTTCTCGGCGGTGGACCGAGACCTTGGATTCCAAGGCTCCGTTCTTCCGACTCGGGGAGGCACCTGGCCAATCTGTTCGCGATCCTGATCGGGTACCGCGCCTACTACGGATGCGCCATGGGCATTCGCCGGGATGCGCTCAATTACTTCGTGCCGATTCCGTCTTATGTCAACGAATCGCATGACCTTTGGCTGGCCATTTGCGGAAATGTCGCACGGTCCATCCGCCATCTTGACGAATCGACTGTGCTCCGACGTCTGCACGACGACAACCAGACACCCGCCGGGTGGCGTTCGCTCGTGAAAATCATCAAAGCACGGTTGATGATCGCCCGCCTGATGTTCGAAGCGGTGCGCCGGGTGCGTCCGGGGTCTTGACGGCCCTGACGTTGGGGTTCGGTAGGCTGTTCTCATGCAGAAACTTCTGGTTACCGGCGGTGCCGGCTTCATCGGTTCGAATTTTGTCCACTACGTCCTGGAGCACACTGAGGACAGTGTCACCGTTCTCGACAAACTAACGTACGCCGGCAACTTGGACTCCTTGAAGGGGCTGCCGGAGGAACGGTTCCAGTTCGTCCAGGGCGACATTTCGGACGCGGAGCTTGTGGATCGGCTGGTTGAAGACTGCGACGTCGTGGTCCACTATGCCGCCGAATCCCACAATGACAACTCGCTGCATGACCCGCGCCCGTTCCTGGATACAAACATCATCGGGACGTACACGCTCATCGAGGCTGCCCGGAAGCACGGCAAGCGGTTCCACCACATCTCCACGGATGAGGTGTACGGCGACCTGGAGTTGGACGACCCCGAGCGGTTCACGGAGGCGACGCCGTATAACCCGTCCAGCCCCTACTCTTCGACCAAAGCCGGATCCGACCTGTTGGTGCGTGCCTGGGTGCGATCGTTCGGGCTGCAGGCGACGATCAGCAACTGCTCCAACAACTACGGGCCGTACCAGCATGTGGAGAAGTTCATTCCACGCCAGATCACCAACGTGATCGACGGCATACGCCCCAAGCTCTACGGCAAGGGTGAAAACGTCCGCGACTGGATCCACGCGAACGACCACTCCTCCGCCGTGCTTGCCATCATCGAAAAGGGCCGGATCGGCGAAACCTACCTGATTGGTGCCGATGGCGAGAAGAACAACAAAGACGTTGTTGAGCTCATCCTCAAGCACATGGGTCAGTCGCACGATGCTTACGACCACGTCGTTGACCGGCCGGGCCACGACCTCCGGTACGCGATCGATTCCAGCAAGCTCCGCGATGAGCTCGGTTGGCAGCCGAAATACTCCAATTTCGACGCCGGAATCGAAGCCACCATCGATTGGTACCGGGACAACGAGTCCTGGTGGCGTCCGCAGAAGGCAGCCACTGAAGCCAAATACAAGGAACAGGGCCAGTAGACCATGACGATCGAGTTTTCGAAGCCGCTGGCGGCCCGCGAAACGCCGATTCCCGGCGTCGTTCTTTATGAGCTGCCGGTTCACGGCGACAACCGCGGCTGGTTCAAGGAGAACTGGCAGCGGGAGAAAATGGTCGCCCTTGGACTGCCGGACTTCCGTCCTGTCCAGAACAACATCTCGTTCAACGAGAAGGCCGGCACAACGCGCGGCATTCACGCAGAGCCTTGGGACAAGTTCATTTCGGTAGCGACGGGCCGGATTTTCGGGGCCTGGGTCGACCTGCGTGAGGGTCCTTCTTTCGGGGCGGTCTTCACCGCGGAGCTTGATCCGAGCCAGGCCATCTTCATTCCGCGTGGAGTGGGCAATGCTTTCCAGACCCTCGAGGACAATACGGCCTACACGTACCTTGTCAACGATCACTGGTCGGCGGACGCACAGAGCCAGTACACCTTCCTGAACCTGGCCGACGAGACGGCCGCCATCGACTGGCCCGTGCCGTTGGACCAGGCTGAGCTGTCCGACAAGGACAAAGCACACCCGCGCCTCGCCGAGGTCGAGCCGATGCCGTCCCGCAAGACCCTTGTGGTGGGTGCCGACGGCCAGCTCGGCAAGGCATTGCGTGGACTGTACGACGGCGACCCTTCGATTGAGTTCGCGGCAAGAGCCGACTTTGACTTGTCAAAGGAAAAGTCGTTCGACGGACGGAACTGGAAGAACTATTCCACGATCATTAATGCGGCCGCCTACACCGCGGTTGACGCAGCCGAGAGCCCCGAAGGCAGGGAAGCCGCCTGGCAGGTAAATGTCTCAGCCGTTGCACGCCTCGCCAGGACCGCGATCGAACACGACCTGACGCTCGTTCACGTCTCGTCCGACTATGTCTTCGACGGGTCACGGGAATCGCACGACGAAAACGAGCCGTTCACCCCGCTTGGTGTATACGGTCAAACCAAAGCCGCGGGTGACGCCGTCGTCAGCGTGGTCCCGCGCCACTATATCGTGCGCACCAGTTGGGTGATTGGCGAAGGCAGCAACTTCGTCCGGACCATGGCTTCGCTCGCCGATCGCGGAATCAAGCCGAGCGTCGTCAATGACCAGATCGGGCGGCTCAGCTTCACGCAAGACATTGCTGCCGGGATCAGGCACCTGTTGGAGTCTCACGCGCCGTACGGCGCGTACAACCTCAGCAACGACGGTGAACCGCAGTCGTGGGCGGACATTGCAGGAGACGTCTACGAGCTCCGCGGTGCCTCGGGAGACGATGTCACCGGCGTGAGCACCGAGGAGTATTTTGCAGGCAAGGCCGCAGCCCCGCGGCCCCTGAAGAGCATCCTCGACTTGAGCAAGATCAAGGGCGCAGGGTTTGTTCCAGCGAGCAGTGGCGAGAGGCTGACGGCCTACCTTCGGGGCTAGCACTCGGAAGCGCAGCTCGTCAACGCAAAAGGTCTGGCCAGGCAATGCCTGGCCAGACCTTTTGCGTTGGGTTTTGCTACCGGGAGTTGTCTTTACTCGACGCGCTGGCGTTCCGCGGATTCCCGGGTTGCTTGCCGGCCTGGCTGCCCGGCGGCGGCCGTCGCCGGGCGGCGAGCCGCCCAACGCAGCGCGCGGATCACCGGGACCGGGAGGAACGGCAGACCGGGGTAGAGGAAACGGTACAGCTGGGCGGCCGCAACGACCAATGCAACGGCGAAGAGCAGTGTGAGGACTTCCCAGGAAAGGGGCGGCTGCCAATCCGGCTTGGTGAACATCACCAGCCAGTTCGCGAAGTCCGGTATTCCCACGACGTACCGTCGCAGGATATACACGAAGCCGTACACATGGGCAGCGCAGGTTGCCCAAAGAAGAATCTTGGTGATCCTGCGGCCGATGAGATTCGCGGGGAACTTGCGGAACCGGAGCGCCAACCCGGCCGAAATGACAGCGATCGCGAACAACGGGAGGCTGTACCGTCCTTGCCAGATAAAACCGCTGCTGGTGACC is part of the Arthrobacter ramosus genome and harbors:
- a CDS encoding glycosyltransferase, coding for MPPEIEPSKRLNHVAAVVTAYRPTSHLVRNVTSLLRQLTTVVVVDDGGGPGFDQIFEDAAKAGAMVLRLEENSGIASALNAGIDLARTTPVDYIITVDQDSLLTAEYVHRLLEAAKSAEAAGITPGLVSPARIHGNPVKKAGSKSGIQLGREPIQSGLLIPVSTLDAIGNFWDGLFIDLVDTEYYFRALDAGLPTVLADAEFDHSLGTLVDANILGRDIKLQDRPLKVRIAASWRYYYIFRNRILVGRRYAKVHPGWVAGSLLLDMRHLLFVTVLAPGRAARLRSALRGTIDGIRGRSGRAHRG
- a CDS encoding glycosyltransferase; this translates as MALDIFIPYWGDPDYMRQAVDSVLAQNSDDWLLTVVDDAYPGDEVRRYLEEINDPRITYVRKEINEGITANFRTCVSRATQDTLVVMGCDDILLPNFVDVALRAHRDFPEAWIIQPGVEVINEAGESARPIADLVKQHLVKPRGSGPRAVSGEKLAVSLLHGDWLYWPSLIFRRDKIENFDFRDGLHVIQDLGLIIDMVLAGAELLIEPEVCFAYRRHTASASSSKLLDGSRFAGERGYFELAAELCRKKGWRNASRAAALRLTSRAHAFLLLPNAALHGSPAAVGSLLRHTLGN
- a CDS encoding DUF2304 domain-containing protein; this encodes MGNLAAFLLALAIVGIVFEMLRRKKLREKYAALWLVVGIGTLVLAAFPSLLTIVAELVGVQLPSNLLFIISILLLLGVCLHLSWEISVVEDETRTLAEEVAIMRTLLERLQAAETPEDDASTPSGPK
- a CDS encoding glycosyltransferase family 2 protein, whose product is MENHDSTRILVIMPAWNEAESVGDTVREVLGVGCPYDVLVVNDGSTDATAEVAAEAGATVLNLPFNLGVGGAMRAGFKYAKRLGYGRVIQVDADGQHDPRNIGEVLAGLEHADISIGARFADKGEYKVSGPRKWAMQFLAKVISGLAKTRLTDVTSGFRAANDRAISQYLDHYPAEYLGDTIDSLVVAIRSGCKVTQIPVAMRPRQGGTPSHNPAKAAIYLGRSTFALLFALTRKRSDIPSASTTWAQEAS
- a CDS encoding glycosyltransferase; translation: MIESPQRRTAAVIAAFNPDDELLTNAEAIATQVDELIVVDDCSTSPASGLIFDRLAGNGTKILRLDNNSGIAAALNRGLEELESTSRPDFVLTFDQDSLPVPDYVSHALATYDSATAEGQKVGFVSAETFSGHQVPVLGMSRGFSEAFDPMQSGFFIPMTTLADVGNFESGFFIDCVDSEFTARVRAAGYSILIGAGCEVGHRLGARLPAKVLGRPLRLRGNDLSFNYYSPFRMYYIMRNGTTLARRYWRRNPVWVIRRLLEDAKAQLLRFAFSPGRRYLAIAAWEGLIDSCRGRQGRISQDLLNRIQPR
- a CDS encoding polysaccharide biosynthesis protein, whose amino-acid sequence is MKPVLLRLAGFTLLPLLALVLPFLLLPVIARVAGPAGWSSITSGQAIGVFGATIILWSWNISGPVAIARSPSPQARASLYSRSIRTRIIIALVVFPLMSIIVALVAHDGYRLDAITMAWATALTGFSPAWFGIGTGQPRILAVYDTLPRFCAALLSVPFIIATGQIWIYGVLALLATVVASIAFQLRFGEGGTWFPRHPGNAVREIVPETGTAAINFAGSAYASSPVPIATATVPLATATAGFASADSIYRFGLFSVVAVGNTFQSWTLEGNPEDSRRRHTLALMTHLALGAAGALGLGLLGPWASAILFSEANKADTATSVFYGISFFFLSASTPLIRNLLIPAGRQRTVLLWTGLSAAAGVAFMVVAGLSSNVPGVALGMAISEALLFIGLLLPASRLLPAKALPVSVDG
- a CDS encoding glycosyltransferase — translated: MNDSTTPDGQAIRVSVCLAAYKGSRFIEEQIDSILRDLGPDDELVVVDDASPDDTAEIVRGIRDPRIRFVGASVNKGYVRTFEHAVGMSRGEFIMLSDQDDVWIPGRVEIMLDALADHKIVAGNFDVLGGGPRPWIPRLRSSDSGRHLANLFAILIGYRAYYGCAMGIRRDALNYFVPIPSYVNESHDLWLAICGNVARSIRHLDESTVLRRLHDDNQTPAGWRSLVKIIKARLMIARLMFEAVRRVRPGS
- the rfbB gene encoding dTDP-glucose 4,6-dehydratase, which gives rise to MQKLLVTGGAGFIGSNFVHYVLEHTEDSVTVLDKLTYAGNLDSLKGLPEERFQFVQGDISDAELVDRLVEDCDVVVHYAAESHNDNSLHDPRPFLDTNIIGTYTLIEAARKHGKRFHHISTDEVYGDLELDDPERFTEATPYNPSSPYSSTKAGSDLLVRAWVRSFGLQATISNCSNNYGPYQHVEKFIPRQITNVIDGIRPKLYGKGENVRDWIHANDHSSAVLAIIEKGRIGETYLIGADGEKNNKDVVELILKHMGQSHDAYDHVVDRPGHDLRYAIDSSKLRDELGWQPKYSNFDAGIEATIDWYRDNESWWRPQKAATEAKYKEQGQ
- a CDS encoding sugar nucleotide-binding protein, producing MTIEFSKPLAARETPIPGVVLYELPVHGDNRGWFKENWQREKMVALGLPDFRPVQNNISFNEKAGTTRGIHAEPWDKFISVATGRIFGAWVDLREGPSFGAVFTAELDPSQAIFIPRGVGNAFQTLEDNTAYTYLVNDHWSADAQSQYTFLNLADETAAIDWPVPLDQAELSDKDKAHPRLAEVEPMPSRKTLVVGADGQLGKALRGLYDGDPSIEFAARADFDLSKEKSFDGRNWKNYSTIINAAAYTAVDAAESPEGREAAWQVNVSAVARLARTAIEHDLTLVHVSSDYVFDGSRESHDENEPFTPLGVYGQTKAAGDAVVSVVPRHYIVRTSWVIGEGSNFVRTMASLADRGIKPSVVNDQIGRLSFTQDIAAGIRHLLESHAPYGAYNLSNDGEPQSWADIAGDVYELRGASGDDVTGVSTEEYFAGKAAAPRPLKSILDLSKIKGAGFVPASSGERLTAYLRG